One part of the Nematostella vectensis chromosome 8, jaNemVect1.1, whole genome shotgun sequence genome encodes these proteins:
- the LOC125570223 gene encoding uncharacterized protein LOC125570223, with product MAFVNLFVLCVLPILFAAQSVLAAPLSLVGDSLDTRYHFLKADCFTLIKFVGETKNDFVAHRFQSVNYDHYYHFNGVDPVTDFYKIPEKVFLEKQTTLLFSLRSMIEQIVKNEATLPVADNFKDRFQQIQVEIEHMIAVLQQMEKSQNYPVTKPSNSPQPTPKPSSTPKEMEEWKLGTIKELFLSLIYMQAGINYQLSN from the exons ATGGCGTTTG TTAACTTGTTCGTTCTGTGTGTACTGCCTATTTTGTTCGCCGCCCAGAGCGTGTTGGCCGCTCCATTATCGCTAGTTGGTGATTCGCTAGATACTCGATATCACTTCCTGAAAGCAGACTGTTTTACACTTATCAAGTTTGTGggagaaacaaaaaatgactTT GTTGCCCATCGGTTCCAAAGCGTAAACTACGACCACTACTATCATTTCAATGGTGTTGATCCAGTTACAGATTTCTACAAAATACCG GAGAAGGTGTTCTTGGAAAAGCAGACCACCCTGTTGTTTTCTCTACGGTCAATGATCGAACAGATCGTGAAAAATGAAGCCACGCTTCCTGTCGCAGATAACTTCAAGGATAGATTCCAGCAAATCCAAGTTGAGATCGAGCACATGATTGCTGTCTTACAACAAATG GAAAAATCCCAGAACTACCCAGTCACAAAGCCAAGTAATTCTCCCCAGCCCACTCCTAAGCCAAGTAGCACTCCAAAGGAGATGGAGGAGTGGAAACTGGGAACTATAAAGGAGCTCTTTTTAAGCCTCATTTACATGCAGGCAGGGATCAACTACCAGCTCAGTAATTAA
- the LOC5516262 gene encoding CDGSH iron-sulfur domain-containing protein 3, mitochondrial, with protein sequence MADAKSCNSSQLKENTEKPKLCPTVAMYGPYSLENLEPGKIKKWCTCGLSKKQPWCDGTHKGTGFKSLKWKVPDEPQKLYSICGCKHTSSPPFCDGSHIELPSEFNARQKACQQMHSEGIKLCTGCGWVPQW encoded by the exons ATGGCTGATGCCAAATCATGCAATTCATCGCAGctaaaagaaaacacagaaaaaccAAAACTCTGCCCAACAGTTGCGATG TATGGCCCATATTCATTGGAAAATCTGGAACCTGGAAAAATAAAGAAGTGGTGTACATGCGGACTGAGCAAGAAACAGCCCTGGTGTGATG GAACACATAAAGGGACAGGGTTTAAATCCCTCAAATGGAAAGTTCCAGACGAGCCCCAGAAATTATATTCCATATGTGGCTGTAAGCACACAAGCTCTCCCCCATTCTGTGATGGTTCTCATATAGAGCTTCCCAGTGAGTTCAATGCACGGCAGAAGGCTTGTCAGCAGATGCACAGTGAGGGTATCAAGCTATGCACTGGATGCGGATGGGTCCCACAGTGGTGA
- the LOC5516219 gene encoding uncharacterized protein LOC5516219 isoform X2 encodes MVRITQLLMSFLAMILVAKGNCLSSVPPGSSMDPQIKAVMDWCGNFTGHVNTVMGKLHQISFNKSNALMSSGLKESARLEFDRRDLSIYALLFDELTPGATHPQGKLLEKCIKTNRAMLESIIVNIRLAELYLDGSILLPPFTTTSTQLRYEDLAGDMGSLKAQFRGLAILIGNLYVTQIISPVIKVK; translated from the exons ATGGTGCGAATAACACAATTGCTGATGTCATTTCTGGCTATGATTCTTGTTGCCAAGGGCAACTGCTTATCAAGCGTCCCGCCGGGCTCATCGATGGATCCGCAAATCAAGGCCGTGATGGACTGGTGCGGGAACTTCACAGGTCACGTGAACACGGTGATGGGGAAGCTT CATCAAATATCATTTAATAAATCAAACGCTCTGATGTCATCAGGATTAAAG GAGAGTGCAAGACTAGAGTTTGATCGCCGAGACTTGTCCATATACGCCCTTCTTTTTGACGAGCTGACTCCGGGCGCGACACACCCTCAAGGAAAACTACTTGAGAAGTGCATCAAAACGAACCGAGCAATGTTGGAATCAATCATCGTGAACATCAGGCTAGCG GAGCTGTATCTCGATGGAAGCATTCTGCTACCTCCATTCACGACTACCAGCACCCAGCTTCGCTATGAGGACCTGGCAGGAGATATGGGGTCCCTCAAGGCACAATTTAGGGGCCTTGCTATATTGATAGGAAACCTTTACGTTACTCAAATTATTAGTCCTGTAATAAAAGTGAAATAG
- the LOC5516219 gene encoding uncharacterized protein LOC5516219 isoform X3: protein MLDHLKSYTSMVRITQLLMSFLAMILVAKGNCLSSVPPGSSMDPQIKAVMDWCGNFTGHVNTVMGKLESARLEFDRRDLSIYALLFDELTPGATHPQGKLLEKCIKTNRAMLESIIVNIRLAELYLDGSILLPPFTTTSTQLRYEDLAGDMGSLKAQFRGLAILIGNLYVTQIISPVIKVK, encoded by the exons ATGCTTGATC atTTAAAAAGCTACACAAGTATGGTGCGAATAACACAATTGCTGATGTCATTTCTGGCTATGATTCTTGTTGCCAAGGGCAACTGCTTATCAAGCGTCCCGCCGGGCTCATCGATGGATCCGCAAATCAAGGCCGTGATGGACTGGTGCGGGAACTTCACAGGTCACGTGAACACGGTGATGGGGAAGCTT GAGAGTGCAAGACTAGAGTTTGATCGCCGAGACTTGTCCATATACGCCCTTCTTTTTGACGAGCTGACTCCGGGCGCGACACACCCTCAAGGAAAACTACTTGAGAAGTGCATCAAAACGAACCGAGCAATGTTGGAATCAATCATCGTGAACATCAGGCTAGCG GAGCTGTATCTCGATGGAAGCATTCTGCTACCTCCATTCACGACTACCAGCACCCAGCTTCGCTATGAGGACCTGGCAGGAGATATGGGGTCCCTCAAGGCACAATTTAGGGGCCTTGCTATATTGATAGGAAACCTTTACGTTACTCAAATTATTAGTCCTGTAATAAAAGTGAAATAG
- the LOC5516219 gene encoding uncharacterized protein LOC5516219 isoform X1: MLDHLKSYTSMVRITQLLMSFLAMILVAKGNCLSSVPPGSSMDPQIKAVMDWCGNFTGHVNTVMGKLHQISFNKSNALMSSGLKESARLEFDRRDLSIYALLFDELTPGATHPQGKLLEKCIKTNRAMLESIIVNIRLAELYLDGSILLPPFTTTSTQLRYEDLAGDMGSLKAQFRGLAILIGNLYVTQIISPVIKVK; encoded by the exons ATGCTTGATC atTTAAAAAGCTACACAAGTATGGTGCGAATAACACAATTGCTGATGTCATTTCTGGCTATGATTCTTGTTGCCAAGGGCAACTGCTTATCAAGCGTCCCGCCGGGCTCATCGATGGATCCGCAAATCAAGGCCGTGATGGACTGGTGCGGGAACTTCACAGGTCACGTGAACACGGTGATGGGGAAGCTT CATCAAATATCATTTAATAAATCAAACGCTCTGATGTCATCAGGATTAAAG GAGAGTGCAAGACTAGAGTTTGATCGCCGAGACTTGTCCATATACGCCCTTCTTTTTGACGAGCTGACTCCGGGCGCGACACACCCTCAAGGAAAACTACTTGAGAAGTGCATCAAAACGAACCGAGCAATGTTGGAATCAATCATCGTGAACATCAGGCTAGCG GAGCTGTATCTCGATGGAAGCATTCTGCTACCTCCATTCACGACTACCAGCACCCAGCTTCGCTATGAGGACCTGGCAGGAGATATGGGGTCCCTCAAGGCACAATTTAGGGGCCTTGCTATATTGATAGGAAACCTTTACGTTACTCAAATTATTAGTCCTGTAATAAAAGTGAAATAG